AGGTTTCGTATATCGGATATAAAACGGTAGTTTCCGAAGATTACCTGGTAACAAAAGAAAAAACGCCATATATAGTCATTCCGTTAGATGAAGACAGTACCCAATTAGATGAGATTCTCATTAGAAAAAAGCTTTTTAAAAAAAATCCGGAAAGCCCTTTATCTATTCAATCACTGGGTTTGGCAGAAATTGAAAAAATTCCGGGAGGAAATAGAGATATTTTAAAAGTATTGCAATCTTTACCCGGTGTAGCATCTAATCCCAGTTTTAGAAATGATATCATTATTCGAGGAGGTGGCCCATCGGAAAACAAGTTTTATTTAGACGGTATTGAAGTACCGGTAGTTAACCATTTTCAAACCCAGGGGGCCACAGGCGGGCCTGTTGGTATCATAAATACTGACCTTATAAGAAGTGCTGATTTTTACTCAAGTGCGTTTCCGGCTAACAGGGGAAATACGTTAAGTTCACTGATAACGTTTACACAAAAAAACGGAAACCCGGATAAATTAAATATTAGGGGAACTCTTGGCACTTCCGATGCAGGTATTACGTTAGACGGACCCATTGGTAAAAAAACAGTTTTTATTGCATCTGTTCGTCAATCATACTTAAAGCTGTTATTTAAACTCATTAAACTTCCTTTTTTACCTACTTATAATGATTTTCAGTTTAAAGTAAAAACGGATTTTAATGACAATAGCGAACTTTCTTTTATAGGTATTGGTGCCATAGATAAATTTGTATTAAATGAAGAGGTGAATGACGGAATTGCAGATGAAGAAACCATAAAGAGAAATCGATATCTCTTGGGCAATATTCCTGAACAGGATCAGTGGAATTATACCATAGGAACTACCTATAAAAGATATGGAAAAAATGGTATTCAGCAATTCATTTTAAGTAGAAATGAATGGAGCAATTCGACCATAAAGTATTTTCAAAACTCAAGACAACCGACAGATTTGTTATTGCGATACAATTCAAAAGAAATTGAAAATAAACTTCGATTCGAGCATAAAATCAGTCTAAATACATACCGATTTAATTATGGATTAGCACTTGAGCAATCCACATATACCAATACCACTTTTCAACAAATTGCAAATAGTTCGGGGGCAGCTATAAGAAATTATAGTACAGATTTAGACATATTCAAATATGCTGTATTTGGTCAAATATCAAAAAAATATTTTAATGAAAAATTAGGAATTTCATTAGGGTTTAGAGTAGATGCCAACCACTATAACGAAGAGATGAAAAATCCCTTAAACCAGTTTTCTCCAAGGGCTTCATTCAATTATGAAATCAATGACAGGTGGTTTTTAAATACAACTGCAGGAATATATTATCAGTTGCCGGCATATACTACATTGGGTTTTAGGGATAATGCAGGTATATTGGTAAACAGAAACGAATTAAAATTTATAAGAGCAACCCACCTGGTAGCAGGATTGGAGTACAGACCCGAGGAAACATCAAAGATATCGTTTGAAACATTTTATAAGCAATATGACAACTATCCGTTTTCGGTAAGAGATCAAATTAGTCTGGCCAATCTGGGTTCGGATTTTGGCGTGATAGGAACAGAGGAAGTTACCTCAACTTCTATGGGAAGAGCTTACGGTTTTGAATTTTTAGCACAGAAAAAATCATATGACGGCACCTATGGAATATTATCTTATACGTATGTGAGAAGCGAATTCAAAAATGCAATAAATCAATTCATTCCTTCTACCTGGGATAACAGACACATACTTACATTTACCGGAGGGAAAAAGCTAAATAAAAACTGGGAAATAGGAGTAAAGTATCGCTTAGCCGGAGGGAGACCCTATACACCTTATGATCCGGATGCTTCGTCTCAAATAGCGAATTACAATATAGCCAATCAGGGGATTTTAGATTTTTCACAATTAAATTCCTTACGAGTTCCCACTTTTAGGCAACTGGATGTCAGAGTAGACAAAACGTGGTTTTGGAAGAAATTTGCATTAAATTTTTATATAGATATTCAAAACCTACTGAATAATAAAACTACAGAGCCGCCTTTTTTGACGTCCACGCTAGATGCTAATGGAAATCCGCTGGCAGACCCCAATGATGCGAATAGATATGTTTTGGAAGAAATAGAAAATACAAACGGAAACATACTGCCAAGGTTTGGTTTTATTGTAGATTTTTAATTTGATTTCCGAATATCCATTTAGATACCTAAGAAGAATCATTAGAACATTTTGGAAATCATTGAATCATTGAATCTTTCAATTTTTAAATCTTTTAATTCCTCAATATCCAATTTTGATTTTTATAACATGAACTCATTCTGACTTTTTGTATATTTCCATCAAAATTAATATAGAATTGATAACTTATGGAAGAGCAACCTTTCAATGAAGACACGGTAGCGCAATCTAAAAAAGACATGCATAAAGATGCAAAAGGCCTATTGGAAAGCGCAAAAAAGTTTTTAGTTGAATTATTAGATTTCAGGCACGATACGGATCGGGCCGCTACTGTTGAAGCCATAAAAAATGATATTCCTTTTAAGGGAGCTACTGCCTGGATTTTAATTTTTGCAGTTTTCGTAGCCTCTATCGGGTTAAATGCAAACTCTACTGCAGTGGTCATTGGAGCCATGCTTATATCTCCTTTAATGGGCCCTATTTTAGGGGTAGGAATGTCTATTGCCATCAATGATATAGATACTCTTCGTAAATCGTTGATCAATCTTTCTACCATGATTGTGTTGAGTTTGATCACCGCGTTCTTTTTCTTTTATATTTTTCCTTTAAGTGAAGACAATTCGGAATTATTAGGGCGTGTTAAGCCGGATATCAGAGATGTATTAATTGCTTTTTTTGGCGGTTTGGCATTAATGGTTGCCAGAACAAAAAAAGGAACCATCGCTTCCGTGATTTTTGGAGTGGCAATTGCAACTGCCCTAATGCCTCCCTTATGTACGGCCGGATACGGACTGGCAATCGGAAATTTTTCGTATTTCTTTGGTGCTATGTACTTGTTTATCATCAACACCATTTTTATTGCATTGGCAACATTTTTAGTGCTAAAAGTATTGAAATTTCCAATGCTTAAATATGCAAATTCCGTAAGAAGAAAACGTATTGCGCAGTTAGCCTCATTACTGGCTTTCGTAGTGATGATTCCGGCTATTTACACATTTATAATAGTCTATAAGGACAACAAAATAAACCACCAGATAGCTGCATTTGTGAAAAATGATGTGAAAAATGTAGATGAACTGCAACTAATGGAATATGACGTTGATTTGGAAAATAAAACGGTACAATTGAATTTTTTTAATGAAACGACAGGGGCCATAGAGAATTTTTTAAAAAATGATTTTAATGATAAAACCAAATATCCCGATTTGGAAGGTTTTAAACTTAAGATTAAAGGAAGTAATACAAAGAGTTTTGAAATGATCACTACTGCCTACAAAGATAAAATTCAAGAATTGCGGGAAAGTAAAAATGTCATCACCGGTTTGCAAAAACAAATCAGTGATTTGCAAAATACAATTAGTACTTTAAACCAGAGGATAGAGGAAAATGCACTCTCGAAAAATCAAAAGGTAATTGCTTTTAGTAGTATTGCAAAAGATGCAAAAATCAGATATCGTGAAATTGAAAAAATAGGTTTTGCAAATATGGTATCATCAAAGGATTTTATAAAAATTGATACCATTCCTTTGGTTATGATTGCCTGGAATACTGCTCTTAATGATAGTATTATTGCGCTTAAAGAAAAAGAATTAAAAATCTGGCTACAAACAGCACTGGCTCTTGATACGTTATATATCAAAAGAGATGATTGATACGGTTTCAAAGTTCATAAAGTTAGAAAGTGGGAAAGTAGTGTGTGTAACTTAATTCAAAACTTTATAACTTTTAATCTTCAATCTTTTAATTTTTCAATCTTAAATTTACAGAGATTCCTCCTTGAAAACAGTGGAATTTGAGATTGTCGTTTTCAATAATAGTGTATTTTGGAATATAATTTACTCCTCGAACTCATCACCCCCATGCTCCTCTGGTTTTTATATTCGCTTCACAAAGGCGAATAATTTCTTGAATTCTTTTGAGTCGTGTTGTCTCTCTTTTAGCCTGGTTTAACCAATACAGGTAATTTTTTCGGTAACTGGGTGCAAAATTCTGATAATTCTTAAAGGCGATTTTGTTTTGGTCAAAAGCGACTTGTAAATCTCTTGGAATGATACCGTTTTCCACATCATCCAAAGCAGTCCAGGAACCATTTTGTTTTCCGATTTCTATGATTGCCAATCCGCTTTTGTGCATCAAATCAGCAGCAGTTAATTCCCGGATATATTTTTTGTTGAGCGCACTCCATACACTTTTTGGGTTTCTCGGGCAAAAATATTGCCGTCTTTTTCCATTACCCAAACTTTTTACGGTAGCATCTATCCAACCATAACAGAGAGCAGCTTTTACGGCCTCTTCCCAACGCATACTGGGAATCTTTGTTTCTACCTTGTAGAAAATTAAAAAGACACCACCTGAAGAATTGTGGTTTTTTGCCAACCATTTTCTCCATTCGGTATCGGTTTTAAAATAGAGTTCAGGTTTTTCCAAGAGTTCTGCTTTATTCTTTTAACAAAATTGTTCCAAAAACAGAAGCATCTATCCAGCCTCGATTTTTATCTTTTCCATTGATAAAGACGGAACCTATAAAATTTTCTCTCTCTGAACTATAATCATTATCACAATAGGCAATTGCAAATCCAATTTTTTTTCCCGCAATTAATGGTATAGGTTCTTGTGAACCTCCAAAAGTATAAGTATCCGGAAAAAGCGATATTTTGAATTCCCACGTAGAAATTTTACCTATAGTTTGTCTTTTTGACTGTACATGATTGTTGAATAATTTTGGAGTATCCAAAGCATCCAGATCTACTACGTTTCCATCTAGTGCAACATGATATGCAAAAGCATTATGATTATATTGATGTTCGCCACCACTATTATCTTCATCAATGAAAATTTCAATACAATCATCATCCCACCAAAGTTTTAAAGGATCATCGTATTGATCTAATAATACATCGTCTACTATTTCTACAAGAATATACAAAACTTCTTTAGACCAAGAGAGTTTATATCTTCCTGAAAAATCGGAAGAATTTACTTCTTTGCCCAACCAGAATTGGTCAATTAATAACCATGAACTCTTATCCCATGTTTTTTCATCGGAAATGCCATCAATTGTAATTTTGTCAATTGTTTTGTTGACTTTATGGAGTTGATGCTCTTTTTTTTGCCCAAAACTAATGGTAAAAAAGAGGCTAAACAAAATTTTCAAACATAACTTCATTATCTATTTCTTATAATTCCGGAAGGGAACGTTACAATGCTTTCATGGCCATTTTCTCCCACTGCTGCAACGCCGAAAAGGAAATTATCAATGACCATTCCTTCCAATGTATATTTGTTGGTATTTTCTACATACTGAAAATGATCCCAGGTGGGCGAAGTGGTATCTCTCCAATAGATTTTATACCCTTTTACTCCTTCAACGTTATCCCACTGTAAAATTGCTGCCGGTGCTACCATTCCACCGATTTTTACGTTTTTTGGAGCCGGCGGAGCCCAGGCAATAGCTGCTAAATTAATGGCATTTACTGCGGTTAACTTTTTTGCATATTCAAAATTAACAAACTTGATCTTATCACCGTATTCTATACCATTTTCCGTACGAATGTCTTGATGTTGTTGTGTGTAGTTTTCGTGCATTTCCATGATTCTGACCCCGGCAAAACCGGCATCATTAAAAGGCCTGTGATGCCCGCCACGCCCAAAACGATCCAATCGATATATCATTTTAGGGTTCATTTCCGGCATATACATTTTGGTTGTTTTATATATGAAACGTGCCAATTGACGGGAAATTCCGTCTATTTCACCCCCGTAAAATCGACGCAAACGCCTTTGTTTTTCCGTTTCCGTTGGAGGAACCGGTTCTGAAAATATCCTAAAGGTTCTATTGTCGATGACTCCGTCAACACCTTTGATATTTCCAATCATATCATTATTTAAAATTCCAATGATATCCCAACCTTTTTCTTTGACATAGGCAGCTAATCCGCGACCACCAAACAACCCTTGTTCTTCTCCTGATAAACCGACATACATAATGCTATTTTCGAGTGTATATTTAGATAAAACTCTGGCTGCTTCAATAGCTCCGGCCATTCCCGAAGCGTTGTCATTTGCCCCGGGAGCATCTGATGTGTAATTGTTGGGATCGGATACGCGAGAGTCAATATCTCCACTCATAATGATATACCTGTCCGGATATTTTGTCCCTCTTTGAATTGCCACTACATTCACTACCATGACATCTTTTATAATTCTTCTTTTATTAGCTTTTACCAAATCCTTTTGATAAAATACATCCAGACAATGGTTACAATCAGAAGAAATGTTGTCAAATTCGGATTTTATCCAACGTCTTGCTGCTCCAATGCCCCTGGTTTGAGAAATGGTGTCACTCATAGTATGCCTGGTTCCAAAATTTGCTAATATGGTAATGTCATTTTTTATTCTTTCTGCACTGATAGTATTTACAATATCATACATCCTTGTGTCTATTTGTGCTTGTAGCATTTCTAATGAAAGAAAGGCAATGATGCATAATCTTTTACTCATACTGTTGGATTTAAAATTGCAAAACGGAATTTATATAGGTATTGGATTTATGGTGTTCTTTAACTTGTTTAAAGATACTGACTTTACAAATAATAAAAAAACCGGCTGGATATAGCCGGCTTGCATAGTAGAGGTTTGGTTTGCTGCTTATTCTTTATCTAATTTTTTAGTTAAGGTAAACCCTGCAAATAAACCGACTCCTGCCATTAAGAAGATCAACCCCGCATATAAGGCATCTTCATCAATGTGTAATGCAGATTCTAAAATCATGGCAAGAAGTACTCCGGTTCCTACACCCATTAAAAGAACTGAAAGATTGAGGATAAAAACCTTCCAGAATGGGGCAGGATTTTTTTCTTTTGCTCTGGAAAAAATACCTGCATCCACACCTTTTTCTATTAAAGCTAAACGCTCTTTATTCCTTGTTGAGAAGAACAAATAAAAGATTCCGAATATAGAACCGAAAATGATAATTAAAACAAATATCGCTACTGATGAGTCATTCATAATGGTATTACTTTTAAGGATTAATAATTGTATTTGCAGGGTATGACATCTCTAATTTGGAAAAGGTTACAAAAAAGTGAAAAGAATACTACTGCGTAATCCGGATTTAATACCAAAAAGAATAATTATATGAGACCTTTGCAGCATTGATTTGGCAAAAAAGTTCAACGCCCGAAGAAAATTTTAAACCGGAATAACCTGTTGGTTCTGAGGATTTAAAATTTTCGAGAAGGAAGAAATTTGAAGCCAAATCAATTCAAATACAGAATACATCCCTATTTCGGCAAAGATCTCAAAGGTTATTATTTAAATACTTTGTATGTGTTATAAAAAGCTGATTTATATCTTCTGCTGATTAAGATATTTTTTTTATTATTTAGTATAATCAGATTATCATTCGGATATATTTTATCAACATTTACCAAAAAGTTTCTATGCGTGCGAACAAAATTAAATGAAGATAAAAATGCTATCAATTTGTGTAGCGAAATATGAATTAAAAAATACTTGTTTTCTATGGCTATCACCTGCCTTTTTATTGAGTAATCCTAAATAATATCAGTTATTATTTGAAATTACTGTAAAAGAAAATGATGATTTTTTTTCTTTATTGGAGTTAGAAGAATAAAGCGTAGCCTTAGTTACGGTTTCTTTTTATAGCGAACAGGAAAGGAAAAAAGAGCATTTTATTACAGTAATTTCAGGTGATAAATGTTATAAGAATTAAGTTGATATAAAATTACTTCAATTACAAACAATAAAAATTTGTATCTTTAATATAGATTAGAAGCTTTTGGAAAGTTTCATAAGTATAGCTAACCCCCAATATCGATGAAAACGAAGTTTATTTTTCTACTGGTAGTATTTGCTCTTCATATTGAATGTGTGAGGAAATCCGAAGCAAAACATAGTTCATTTGCAAAAGGAATTGATATTTCAAAATATCAGAGAACCATACATTGGACCGATTTGGTAAAGCAAAAAGAAATGGCATTTATCATAGCCAGGGCCACCGAGGGAATGGCTATCGATGACAGTTTTTCAAAACATTGGAAGGAAATTCATAAGATAGATTGCATAGGGGGTGCATATCATTTTTTTTCAAATGAAGAATCTCCGTTACTGCAAGCCAAATTATTTTTGGAAACAGTTCCTGTAAAAAAAGGAAATTTGCCACCAATATTAGATGTAGAAGCATATAGCACTATACAAACAAAACACCAACTAATAGAAAATTGTCTTACATGGTTGACATATGTAGAAAAAGCGACAGGAAGAACGCCGATTCTTTATTCAAACCTCTACTTTATTACAAATAATTTGAGTGATCCACGTCTTAGAAAATATCCTTTGTGGATCGCAGAATATAACTCGGATTCCATACCCAAAGTACCTGAAATATGGGATACTTGGTTGTTTTGGCAAAAATCAGATAGTTATTTGTTAAAGGGAATTCAGGGAGATGTGGATTATGATTTGTTTCATGGAAGTAAAGAAGATCTTCAAAATTATAGCAACAAAGAATAATACAGAAGTGTCTGTAATAGTCG
This window of the Flavobacteriaceae bacterium genome carries:
- a CDS encoding TonB-dependent receptor plug domain-containing protein, with product MKKGIAAFTTFIISLSVFSQGNIKGKIIDAKTRVPLSSVTVLISGTAIGTTSNDEGEFIFDNAPLGYVKIQVSYIGYKTVVSEDYLVTKEKTPYIVIPLDEDSTQLDEILIRKKLFKKNPESPLSIQSLGLAEIEKIPGGNRDILKVLQSLPGVASNPSFRNDIIIRGGGPSENKFYLDGIEVPVVNHFQTQGATGGPVGIINTDLIRSADFYSSAFPANRGNTLSSLITFTQKNGNPDKLNIRGTLGTSDAGITLDGPIGKKTVFIASVRQSYLKLLFKLIKLPFLPTYNDFQFKVKTDFNDNSELSFIGIGAIDKFVLNEEVNDGIADEETIKRNRYLLGNIPEQDQWNYTIGTTYKRYGKNGIQQFILSRNEWSNSTIKYFQNSRQPTDLLLRYNSKEIENKLRFEHKISLNTYRFNYGLALEQSTYTNTTFQQIANSSGAAIRNYSTDLDIFKYAVFGQISKKYFNEKLGISLGFRVDANHYNEEMKNPLNQFSPRASFNYEINDRWFLNTTAGIYYQLPAYTTLGFRDNAGILVNRNELKFIRATHLVAGLEYRPEETSKISFETFYKQYDNYPFSVRDQISLANLGSDFGVIGTEEVTSTSMGRAYGFEFLAQKKSYDGTYGILSYTYVRSEFKNAINQFIPSTWDNRHILTFTGGKKLNKNWEIGVKYRLAGGRPYTPYDPDASSQIANYNIANQGILDFSQLNSLRVPTFRQLDVRVDKTWFWKKFALNFYIDIQNLLNNKTTEPPFLTSTLDANGNPLADPNDANRYVLEEIENTNGNILPRFGFIVDF
- a CDS encoding DUF389 domain-containing protein, which produces MEEQPFNEDTVAQSKKDMHKDAKGLLESAKKFLVELLDFRHDTDRAATVEAIKNDIPFKGATAWILIFAVFVASIGLNANSTAVVIGAMLISPLMGPILGVGMSIAINDIDTLRKSLINLSTMIVLSLITAFFFFYIFPLSEDNSELLGRVKPDIRDVLIAFFGGLALMVARTKKGTIASVIFGVAIATALMPPLCTAGYGLAIGNFSYFFGAMYLFIINTIFIALATFLVLKVLKFPMLKYANSVRRKRIAQLASLLAFVVMIPAIYTFIIVYKDNKINHQIAAFVKNDVKNVDELQLMEYDVDLENKTVQLNFFNETTGAIENFLKNDFNDKTKYPDLEGFKLKIKGSNTKSFEMITTAYKDKIQELRESKNVITGLQKQISDLQNTISTLNQRIEENALSKNQKVIAFSSIAKDAKIRYREIEKIGFANMVSSKDFIKIDTIPLVMIAWNTALNDSIIALKEKELKIWLQTALALDTLYIKRDD
- a CDS encoding sugar-binding protein, with product MKLCLKILFSLFFTISFGQKKEHQLHKVNKTIDKITIDGISDEKTWDKSSWLLIDQFWLGKEVNSSDFSGRYKLSWSKEVLYILVEIVDDVLLDQYDDPLKLWWDDDCIEIFIDEDNSGGEHQYNHNAFAYHVALDGNVVDLDALDTPKLFNNHVQSKRQTIGKISTWEFKISLFPDTYTFGGSQEPIPLIAGKKIGFAIAYCDNDYSSERENFIGSVFINGKDKNRGWIDASVFGTILLKE
- a CDS encoding M28 family peptidase, coding for MSKRLCIIAFLSLEMLQAQIDTRMYDIVNTISAERIKNDITILANFGTRHTMSDTISQTRGIGAARRWIKSEFDNISSDCNHCLDVFYQKDLVKANKRRIIKDVMVVNVVAIQRGTKYPDRYIIMSGDIDSRVSDPNNYTSDAPGANDNASGMAGAIEAARVLSKYTLENSIMYVGLSGEEQGLFGGRGLAAYVKEKGWDIIGILNNDMIGNIKGVDGVIDNRTFRIFSEPVPPTETEKQRRLRRFYGGEIDGISRQLARFIYKTTKMYMPEMNPKMIYRLDRFGRGGHHRPFNDAGFAGVRIMEMHENYTQQHQDIRTENGIEYGDKIKFVNFEYAKKLTAVNAINLAAIAWAPPAPKNVKIGGMVAPAAILQWDNVEGVKGYKIYWRDTTSPTWDHFQYVENTNKYTLEGMVIDNFLFGVAAVGENGHESIVTFPSGIIRNR